The sequence below is a genomic window from Alphaproteobacteria bacterium.
GGAAAATCTGGGATTGCAACAGCCCGTGGTTGCCGAAGAAACTGCCTCATTATCGCCTGATGTTACCAAGCTGGGGCGCTATTACCTGATTGATCCTTTGGACGGCACCAAAGCGTTTGTCGAGGGCGGAGATGAATTCACCGTTAATATTGGCTTCATTCAAAATGGTGTGCCGGTGATGGGCGTGTTGCATAGCCCCGTTTCCAATGAAACCTATTATACAGATGGCAAACAGGCATATTTTTTAAGTGCGGGCGAACAGGAAAGCGTGATTGAAGCGCGCATGCCCAGCACGCAAGGGTTTGATGTCATCGTCAATCGCACCGAAGACTGGTCGGGGCGTTTGAAAAACTATTTGCAGGACTTCAAGGTACGTTCAACCAAGCAGCAATCCAGCGCGCGCAAATTAGGCCTTATTGCGCATGGGCAATATGATATGTATCCGCGCTTTGGCCCAACCTATGAATGGGATATTGGTGCGGGCCATGCGATTTTACGCGCAGCAGGAGGTAGCGTTAAAACCATGGATGGAAATGAGCTGACCTACGGGAAGGATAAGTTCCTCAATCCGTTCTTTGTTGCCAGAGGCAAAGTATAATTGTTTGCGCCATTCGCTCTGCGTCTGCCGCTTGTGCGGGTGACGCAACCGTTCGGGCGAAGTGCTATTTCTGCTTTACGGGGCAAAAGAATGTTGAACGTCCGCCCTGCGTGATGCGTTGAATGGTTTTGGATTTATGGGTGCAATCCTTGCACGCCTCACCTTCGCGGCCATAAACCATGAATTCATGCTGGAAGTATCCCAATTCGCCATCCGCCTGAACATAGTCACGAAGCGTTGAACCGCCTTTGGCGATGGCGCGTTTTAAAACAGCCTTTATGGCGGCAACCAACGCTGTGCATTCGCTTAAGGTAACTTTATTGGCTGGACGCGCGGGGTGGATGCCTGCCGCATAGAGCGCTTCGCAGGCATAGATATTGCCAACGCCGACGACAACGCGTTGATCCATAATTGCCAGCTTTACCGCGACCTTTTTGGGTTTGAGTTTGGCGAACAGGGCTTCGCCCGTAAATGCTGCATCCAAAGGTTCAGGACCCAGATGTTTGAGTAATTTATGGGTATTGGTTTTGGATGTTGCGACGATATCCATCATGCCAAAGCGCCGCGGGTCATTGAACCGAATACTGTGGTTTTTATTGGTTCGGAAAATCACATGGTCGTGTTTTTGTACATTTGATTTGCCATCATCAATCACCATGCGCCCTGACATGCCAAGATGCACAATCAGCGATTGCTCATTGGCAAAGTTGATGAGGATGTATTTGGCGCGGCGTGCGAGCGATGTGATTGGTTGCCCACGCAGCACGCGTTCCATATTTTTTGGTAATGGAAAACGCAAATCCTTGCGGCGTAGTTCAATCGATGTAAAGGAACGGCCAATCAGTACGGCAGAAAGGCCGCGCATCACGGTTTCAACTTCGGGGAGTTCAGGCATAAGACGATTTTAGCCGCAGACGCCGCTTAATTACAAATCATACTTCTGGGCGCGCGCCATGGGTGAATGGACGGGCGTGAATGGATTCTGTAGATGGGCGCTTCGGGAAAAAACGCGGTAAATTGTGATAGCTGAAGGCAGCCCCTGCCTTGCGCATGATTTCATTGATGCGAACAGCCCAACTTTGCTGTTTGTTTTTATTGGCAAGCCAATCAAGCCATCCACCAAAGCTTTGATGGGCTTTTTCATCATGATGTGCAGCGCTGTGCAATTCAGGGGCATGTGCCGGATGAGGTGTCATCAGACGTGCGTGCTCACTTCCGCCTCTTGCGCCGCATTCATCGGCGGCATGGCTAAACCAGTTTCGCAAGGTCCCGGCTGTGTCATGAACCCAGTCAATTCCGCCACGCATAGCAGACATAAATCTGCTTTCAATTTCGTGACCAGTTAAGACCATAATATCGCTCATTAGCCGCTTTTCCCTCTATCCTGAAAGTATCTTATCAGCTAAGAATACTTTCACCTAATATGAGAGTGTTAATGGTTAATCGCGCCAAAAAAGCAAAGATAAACAAGGTGTCAAACGACGGGCAAACTGAAACCACCCAAAGCGGTTTTGGCTACCGGAAAACCGCGCCGGAAACGCGCACAAAACTGGTGCGCGAAGTGTTCGAAAGTGTCGCTCCCAAATATGATATCATGAATGATGTGATGTCGCTCGGCATTCACCGTTTGTGGAAGCGCGACTTTGTAAATGACGTCCAGCCAAAGGCCCATGAAGCGATTATGGATTTGGCGGGTGGCACGGGCGATATCGCGTTCCTGATGCAGCGCGCGCGCAGCCGTCATTCACAGCCCACCAGTAAAATTACGATTTGCGATATCAACCCCGCGATGCTGAATGTTGGCAAGCAACGCGCGATGGATAGGGGGTTGCATGGCACGTTTAACTGGGTGGAAGGCAATGCCGAAGCATTGCCATTTGATGACAATTCATTTGATGTTGTGACGATTGCATTTGGATTGCGGAATGTGACGCGGCTTTCCAAAGCGCTTGCCGATATTTTGCGGGTATTGAAACCGGGCGGTCGTTTTTATTGTCTGGAATTCAGCCATATTCCCGTACCGTTATTGCAAAAGGCATATGACCGTTATTCATTTGGTTTTTTGCCGTGGGCCGGTGAAAAAATTGCAGGTGACCGCGCAGCGTATCAATACCTTGCCGAAAGTATTCGTGCCTTCCCCGACCAGCAGGCG
It includes:
- a CDS encoding 3'(2'),5'-bisphosphate nucleotidase CysQ, producing MTDVRALVQLAREAGQVILNVRNQHQSGKDVLGLTAKNDGSPVTLADMASQEHILEGLENLGLQQPVVAEETASLSPDVTKLGRYYLIDPLDGTKAFVEGGDEFTVNIGFIQNGVPVMGVLHSPVSNETYYTDGKQAYFLSAGEQESVIEARMPSTQGFDVIVNRTEDWSGRLKNYLQDFKVRSTKQQSSARKLGLIAHGQYDMYPRFGPTYEWDIGAGHAILRAAGGSVKTMDGNELTYGKDKFLNPFFVARGKV
- the mutM gene encoding bifunctional DNA-formamidopyrimidine glycosylase/DNA-(apurinic or apyrimidinic site) lyase codes for the protein MPELPEVETVMRGLSAVLIGRSFTSIELRRKDLRFPLPKNMERVLRGQPITSLARRAKYILINFANEQSLIVHLGMSGRMVIDDGKSNVQKHDHVIFRTNKNHSIRFNDPRRFGMMDIVATSKTNTHKLLKHLGPEPLDAAFTGEALFAKLKPKKVAVKLAIMDQRVVVGVGNIYACEALYAAGIHPARPANKVTLSECTALVAAIKAVLKRAIAKGGSTLRDYVQADGELGYFQHEFMVYGREGEACKDCTHKSKTIQRITQGGRSTFFCPVKQK
- the ubiE gene encoding bifunctional demethylmenaquinone methyltransferase/2-methoxy-6-polyprenyl-1,4-benzoquinol methylase UbiE, with product MVNRAKKAKINKVSNDGQTETTQSGFGYRKTAPETRTKLVREVFESVAPKYDIMNDVMSLGIHRLWKRDFVNDVQPKAHEAIMDLAGGTGDIAFLMQRARSRHSQPTSKITICDINPAMLNVGKQRAMDRGLHGTFNWVEGNAEALPFDDNSFDVVTIAFGLRNVTRLSKALADILRVLKPGGRFYCLEFSHIPVPLLQKAYDRYSFGFLPWAGEKIAGDRAAYQYLAESIRAFPDQQALVKLMQNAGFSAATYRNLSLGIAAIHSGFKR